Proteins from a single region of Budorcas taxicolor isolate Tak-1 chromosome 7, Takin1.1, whole genome shotgun sequence:
- the LOC128050286 gene encoding sperm-associated acrosin inhibitor-like, with the protein MSFFSSWIKAILIIGLAFPLYCETSFASSRKMSEMREAPECSIYIRQLHFCSREMDPVCATNGKTYSNKCVFCSEKIEHGRFDFSHWGRC; encoded by the exons ATGTCTTTCTTCTCATCATGGATCAAAGCTATTTTAATCATTGGCTTGGcatttcctctttattgtg AAACTTCTTTTGCATCTTCAAGAAAAATGAGTGAAATGCGTGAAGCT CCAGAGTGTAGTATATATATTCGTCAATTACATTTTTGTAGCAGAGAAATGGATCCAGTCTGTGCAACAAATGGCAAAACATACTCCAATAAATGCGTTTTCTGCAGTGAAAAAAT agAACATGGAAGATTTGATTTTAGTCACTGGGGTCGTTGCTGA